In Oryza glaberrima chromosome 8, OglaRS2, whole genome shotgun sequence, the following are encoded in one genomic region:
- the LOC127781296 gene encoding glutamyl-tRNA reductase-binding protein, chloroplastic, whose protein sequence is MSPPPSSLLPSPLPSPAILLSTNPSSLRLPPLAAGRRGAARAVAAGAASAPAPATPVQAQQRASRPSAAEVARTVVELAPSGTLSVVGPDGWPLGVGARFVADGSGAPALCLAASGPAAAAPDAPSSFHVEFRQSGARTPQCTLLGALTKPSDEYELKKLSTRWQKKFGEEIDQDLLYLISVERILHIEDFNEDGMWVIPSEYSDAEPDPLRNFAESIVEEMNSKHAEDVHRIYSIYVESDFQATEVKMIWVDRLGFDLHVHSGEVTFAARIPFTREVSDEKGVKSSFNMMSHHAWEVEKSYAAPEFEKVELLKKVR, encoded by the exons ATgtcaccgcctccctcctccctcctcccctccccgctcccATCTCCGgccatcctcctctccaccaacccctcctccctgcgcctcccgccgctcgccgccgggagGCGCGGGGCCGCGCGGGCTGTGGCTGCGGGGGCGGcgtccgcgcccgcgcccgcgacgCCCGTGCAGGCGCAGCAGCGGGCGTCCCGGCCGtcggcggccgaggtggcgcggACGGTGGTGGAGCTTGCGCCGTCGGGGACGCTCTCCGTGGTCGGCCCCGACGGCTGGCCGCTCGGCGTCGGTGCCCGCTTCGTCGCCGACGGCTCCGGCGCGCCCGCGCTGTGCCTCGCGGCCTccgggcccgccgccgccgcgcccgatgCGCCGTCCAGCTTCCACGTCGAG TTTCGGCAGAGTGGGGCCAGGACACCTCAATGTACTTTGCTTGGTGCTTTGACTAAACCTAGCGATGAATATGAATTAAAG AAGCTTTCTACTAGGTGGCAAAAGAAATTTGGGGAGGAGATAGATCAAGATCTTTTGTATTTGATATCAGTAGAGCGAATCTTGCACATTGAAGATTTCAATGAG GATGGCATGTGGGTAATTCCATCAGAATACAGTGATGCAGAACCTGACCCTCTTCGAAATTTTGCGGAAAGCATTGTTGAGGAAATGAATAGCAAACATGCTGAAGATGTACATAGGATATACAGTATTTATGTTGAATCAGATTTCCAG GCGACAGAGGTGAAGATGATTTGGGTAGACAGGTTGGGTTTTGACTTGCATGTTCATTCCGGGGAAGTTACCTTTGCTGCCCGGATCCCTTTCACGAGAGAGGTCTCTGATGAGAAGGGAGTGAAATCATCATTCAACATGATGTCTCATCATGCGTGGGAAGTAGAGAAGAGTTATGCGGCCCCAGAGTTTGAGAAGGTAGAGCTCTTGAAGAAAGTCAGATAG